The Tetrapisispora phaffii CBS 4417 chromosome 16, complete genome genomic sequence TTGGGAGTATATCCTTGGGATTCTTCATATGACGAAAAATTGCAAATTGAACAAACTCTTAGGAACATATACAATACAGAATATAAATCCAAATGGCTGAATAGGGTACCAAACTCTGATCCGGAAGAGGAGGAATATTGGCATGATCAAATATTCAGAATTGAGAAAGATGTAAGAAGAAACGATCgcaatattgatatatataaatataacacCCCTGATGGGAAAAATCCTCCTCAGAATGAGACAGCAGATAATGAAAtggatgaagatgaaaatacaaatttaaGCGATTCAACAAATTCTGACAGTAAATCTGAGATTTTGAATCCTCATTTACTagcattgaaaaatatattgatcaGTTATAATGTTCTGAATACAAATTTAGGATATGTTCAAGGTATGActgatttattatcaatcATATATTATATCGTCAGAGATGAAGAACTGGCATTTTGGTGTTTCGTAAATTTTATGGAGAGAATGGAAAGAAACTTTTTAAGGGATCAATCTGGTATCAGAGATCAAATGTATACCTTGGCAGAATTATGCCAAATTATGTTACCTCAGTTAAGTAAACATTTATCTGATTGTGATTCctcaaatttatttttctgttttagGATGATCTTGGTATGGTTCAAAAGAGAATTCGATTTAGAATCCGTTTGTTCAATATGggaaatattattgacaGACTACTATTCTTCTCAATTCCAGCTGTTTTTTATGCTGGCAATccttcaaaaaaataatgatacaGTAGTTCAAAACTTAACTCAGTTTGATcaagttttaaaattttttaatgatattaatgGTACACTAGACTGGTCAGATTTAATGACAAGAAGTGAATTGCTGTTTATTAGATTTAAAAAGATGATGGATCTTATGGAAagaaataaagaattaCAAGATGATAAATTGCTACCTATGTATACAAATGAAGATGCCAATGAAAGTAATAGTGAACTAAAGAAGTCTGATTACCATTTACaattattgttatcaaAACAGATTGTTATTcaaagagaagaagaaaggACCAAGGATtccattaaataaatattaaattttgaatatgtatcctttatatatcgtttaaacatttaaataaatccGATTGATGATAAGAAATGCCATTATATattctcttcttttttacttcatcattatctactaaatcattatcataTCTGGATCCCAAGTGTTCACCTGtcaaaaaattcaactCTTTCTTATCCAAACATTGGTCCAGAACTTCAGTTGGAAAATATTCTTGTTTTACTTTACCATCAATAAAGTCTGGATTGTATTTATACCCTTTATGATAGCCTAATTCCTTCATTAGTTTTGTTGGCGCGTTTCTAATATGCATAGGTATTTCACTACTAGCTAATGAATAGGTGTTTTCCTTAAGCATGGTTTTGACTTTATTATAAGCTCTATAAACTTCTACGGATTTTTTTGCTCTCGCTAGCTCAACACAACAATGTGCTAAAATCACATCACACTCAGGTAAACCTATCTTCATAACAGCATCATGAGTAGAAACTGCCAGTGTTAGTAAACTACTATCTGCCACTCCAATATCTTCACTTGCCATTCTGATCATCCTTCTTGCTATATACAAAGGATCTTCCCCACCTTGTAACATACGGCCAAGATAAAGCAGTGCCGCATTTGCATCACCGCCTCTTACAGCCTTGTGTAAGGCTGATATTGTATCGTAATGGTTATCACCATTTCTATCGTAATACGAATTGACTCCTGATTCACTTGTGTTTTGTCTCATGATGTCTTTAATACTATCGACTGTTAATTCTATGGAAACATCTCTTGTTGATAATTCAATCATTtccaatatatttaatgcTTTACGAGTATCTCCAACACATAGATTGACAATATACTCTAATACCATCCTGGATAACTTCAAAGGGTTTGTTGTATGCCAAAGTAGTTTACGACACTTGTTTAGTAATGCAACTCCTCTTGATAAGACGATACAGATTTCATTTGTTGACAATTTTTCTAATACGAATACGTTACACCTGCTTATCAATGCATTGTTCATCTGAAAACTAGGATTCTCAGTTGTTGCtccaattaaaattatatctCCATTTTCAATATGTGGCAACAACAAATCTTGTTGTGCTTTGTTAAATCTATGAAGTTCATCTATGAATAATACAATTCTCCTTTTTGTTAACttatattcatttcttGACTTCTCAAATATCGAACGTAGTTCTTGAGAATTTGTCTTAGTGGCACTTACCTCAACTAATTGGTATGAGGTCTTGGAATCTGGATTGGATTCAGATGCAGcttttgttattattctcGCCAATGTTGTTTTACCAACACCAGGAGGTCCCCACAATATCATCGATGGGATTTGACCCTCTGTTATATATCTTGCCAAAATACCACTTTCCTTAGACATAAGGTGTTGTTGCCCTACGTAGTCTTTGAGTTCATGTGGTCTCAGTTTCTCACTTAATGGTAAATGACTGATCTTCTGCAATCGCTTTGATTCATATTCGGTAGAAAGATGTGGTGAATTTGAAACATAATTCTGTTTAGTTACTGCTCCTATTTGCAATTTTTTTGCCGACTCATGAGGACTCACTTCTTCCTTTACCATAGTGGTTTCATTTGTAGAAGACGTTTTCTCCAGATCAACCACATCGACTTCAGCAACTCTTTTACGCGACTTAAATCCACCAAGTATACTCATAACAGAATTCTTCTCCTTGGAGTCATCGTTTCCTGAATTAAACTTGTCCGTACATTTATCCAAATGAGCATTAATGATcgaatatttaattttcttattaCAAACAGGACATGATATTAATTGTTCTGATTTTACATTCTTTTTGGAGGACATCGTGCAATATATTATGACTTACTATGAGACTTATTCTTAATTAATCAGCGACTTTAACCTGTTTTGATATCTGAAGTTTGTCTGCTTTCCACCTTGTCTTCACAACTAATCTTAATGATTCGTTAACTTGCGAAACTTATACAGCTTCGAGGGTGACAATAAACCCATTGAAGACAATCCAGTAACAAAGTTCATATGCATCATTTTATTCTCCACTTATCCTAATAATACAAGATTCAACATTTAAACCTCATCTTTAATCAAACCTCCAG encodes the following:
- the MGS1 gene encoding ssDNA-dependent ATPase MGS1 (similar to Saccharomyces cerevisiae MGS1 (YNL218W); ancestral locus Anc_2.26), with translation MSSKKNVKSEQLISCPVCNKKIKYSIINAHLDKCTDKFNSGNDDSKEKNSVMSILGGFKSRKRVAEVDVVDLEKTSSTNETTMVKEEVSPHESAKKLQIGAVTKQNYVSNSPHLSTEYESKRLQKISHLPLSEKLRPHELKDYVGQQHLMSKESGILARYITEGQIPSMILWGPPGVGKTTLARIITKAASESNPDSKTSYQLVEVSATKTNSQELRSIFEKSRNEYKLTKRRIVLFIDELHRFNKAQQDLLLPHIENGDIILIGATTENPSFQMNNALISRCNVFVLEKLSTNEICIVLSRGVALLNKCRKLLWHTTNPLKLSRMVLEYIVNLCVGDTRKALNILEMIELSTRDVSIELTVDSIKDIMRQNTSESGVNSYYDRNGDNHYDTISALHKAVRGGDANAALLYLGRMLQGGEDPLYIARRMIRMASEDIGVADSSLLTLAVSTHDAVMKIGLPECDVILAHCCVELARAKKSVEVYRAYNKVKTMLKENTYSLASSEIPMHIRNAPTKLMKELGYHKGYKYNPDFIDGKVKQEYFPTEVLDQCLDKKELNFLTGEHLGSRYDNDLVDNDEVKKKRIYNGISYHQSDLFKCLNDI